The following proteins are co-located in the Eptesicus fuscus isolate TK198812 chromosome 9, DD_ASM_mEF_20220401, whole genome shotgun sequence genome:
- the TNFRSF25 gene encoding tumor necrosis factor receptor superfamily member 25: protein MEEEGARGLPQSLAEGVFGEQWWGDWAGRGPAWGSHAHAGPSSPVPQALLLLLPGAQGRGGTPSARCDCARGFQKRTGPLCCRGCPAGQYLAAPCTEPCGNATCVPCAQGTFLAGEYHHQSSCARCQACDELVSQVALENCSAVADTRCGCPPGRFVKCRVPHCISGLPFLCHPCLDCRALHRHTRVPCSSRDTECGACLPGFYEHGNSCVSCPTSPLWSCPEPCAAACGWRQSRWRAGDTAGELGRAQGNLGVATPAPPTALPVFWVQVLLAGLVVPLVLGAALTYTYRRCQPCKPMAPADGAGMEALTTLQTTHLLPPESAHILLVPPSGSEKVCPGQLGGSSWTPGCAQTQEAPGLEVPWSWDRLRSGALGPPPPPPLSPAPPAGSAAATLQLGPQLYDVMDAVPARRWKEFVRTLGLREAEIEAVEVEVGRFRDQQYEMLKRWRQQQPAGLGAIYAALERMGLDGCAEDLRGRLQRGP, encoded by the exons ATGGAGGAAGAGGGAGCCCGGGGCCTGCCCCAGAGCTTGGCTGAGGGTGTCTTCGGTGAGCAGTG GTGGGGAGactgggcagggagaggccccGCGTGGGGAAGCCATGCCCACGCAGGACCCAGCAGCCCCgtcccccaggccctcctcctgctcctgccggGCGCCCAGGGCCGGGGCGGCACTCCCAGCGCCCGGTGTGACTGTGCCCGCGGCTTTCAGAAGAGGACCGGCCCGCTCTGCTGCAGGGGCTGCCCGGCAG GGCAGTACCTAGCGGCCCCCTGCACAGAGCCCTGTGGCAACGCCACCTGCGTCCCGTGCGCCCAGGGCACCTTCCTGGCCGGGGAGTACCACCACCAGAGCAGCTGTGCCCGCTGCCAGGCCTGCGACGAGCTGG TCTCCCAGGTGGCCCTGGAGAACTGCTCGGCAGTGGCTGACACCAGGTGTGGCTGCCCGCCTGGCCGGTTTGTGAAGTGCCGGGTGCCACACTGCATCAGCGGCTTGCCCTTCCTCTGCCACCCGTGCCTAGACTGCAGGGCCCTGCACCGCCACACGCGGGTGCCCT GTTCCAGCAGAGACACTGAATGtggcgcctgcctgcctggcttctaTGAACATGGCAACAGCTGTGTGTCCTGCCCCAC GAGCCCCCTCTGGAGCTGTCCTGAGCCCTGCGCGGCTGCCTGCGGCTGGAGGCAGAGTAGGTGGCGTGCTGGGGACACGGCGGGAGAGCTGGGAAGGGCCCAGGGGAATTTGGGGGTGGCTACACCagcacccccaactgctcttccagTGTTCTGGGTTCAGGTCCTCCTGGCAGGCCTGGTGGTTCCACTCGTGCTCGGTGCCGCCCTGACCTACACCTACCGCCGCTGCCAGCCCTGCAAGCCCATGGCTCCTG CAGATGGAGCTGGGATGGAGGCCCTGACCACCCTGCAG ACCACCCACCTCTTACCCCCTGAGAGCGCCCACATCCTTTTGGTGCCACCCAGCGGCAGTGAGAAAGTCTGCCCCGgccagttgggaggcagcagctGGACCCCTGGCTGCGCCCAGACCCAGGAAGCGCCCGGCCTGGAGGTGCCATGGTCCTGGGACCGGCTGCGCAGCGGAGCTCTGG gcccgccgccgccgccaccgctgtcgccagcgccccctgcaggctcGGCGGCCGCCACGCTGCAGCTGGGCCCGCAGCTCTACGACGTGATGGACGCGGTGCCCGCGCGGCGCTGGAAGGAGTTCGTGCGGACTCTGGGGCTGCGCGAGGCCGAGATCGAGGccgtggaggtggaggtgggccgCTTCCGCGACCAGCAGTACGAGATGCTCAAgcgctggcgccagcagcagccCGCGGGCCTGGGCGCCATCTACGCAGCCCTGGAGCGCATGGGGCTGGACGGCTGCGCCGAGGACCTGCGCGGCCGCCTGCAGCGCGGCCCGTGA